CCTGGTATTCCGAGGAGGAGACCAAGTGTTGCGGAACAGTCCACTGAAACTGCTGGCCAGTGAGACTAACTGACTGAGCAATGGCGTACACGAGGCCGCCACCACGGAGAAGATCGATGCGCGCATCGCCCGAACAGGAACCCTCGAGATTCCATTCGATGTTTACACTCTGGCCTGTCTGCCAAATAGTTCCTACTCCGGGCGATGTTGTCGTAATAATGCAGCTTCCTGCTCCTCCCTGAACAACACAAGGCTCGCTCATGTTGCTAACAGTTCGTTCGGTCAGTAATAGGTCTCCGGTTCCGCGAAGACGAACAGAGTAGCCAACGCCAGAGCTAAGGTCATTCGGGACCTGCCAGGCGTACGATAGGGTCGATACCGGGACAGACTCCGCAATACTCCGGTCAAAGCCACCATTCCGGTACAAATCGAGGCGAATGGTGCCAGTGCAGGAACCAGAATATGTCCAGCGAATTGTGTCCATTTGGCCGATTCGCAGAGCGTCGCCATATCCTGGGTCCGTCACCAGCACTTCGCATCCACCTTCCATCGGCATCATGTTGAAGGGATTGCCGTGTGCAGTAATACGGGGAACGGTAGCGTGCCGCAGAAAGATCTCATATCCATAGCCGGGTTCAAGACCGTTCATGGGCAAGTCAATCGAACATTGCAGATCAGTTACCGGATAAGTGCCCAGTGCCAGTATGAATGATCCTGCACGCCTTAGTTCGACATCCACTTGGCCGACACAATCGCCGGTGAAAGCCCATTCCACCGTCTCATTCAAGTAACCCACGCGCCACTCATCACCATAGCCCGGGCCGATGACGCTTAGGGCACAAATGGCAAGGGGCGGTGCCATGTAGAATGGAGCGCCCATGCTGCAAATGGAATCGTTGTTCGCGTAGTAGACGAAGATCTGATAACCATAGCCAGGCGTCACGTCATCAGGCACATCCCACGTGCAGGTTCGATTCGCGACGTTTACGCCAGGATTGATGTTTCTGACCAGGTTACCGTTTCTGTAGAGATCCACCCGGACGGTACCCGAGCAATTGCCGGAGTAGCCCCATTCGACCACTTCGCCAGTCCAATCAACTCGCCACTCATCCCCCCAGCCGGGTCCCACCACATTCAAAGCACAATTACCATAGGGCGGCATGACGGTGAACGGCGCACCAAGATCTCGGATATTCGAGTCCGCATCGCTCTTTATCAGTATCTGGTAACCCCAATCCGGACGGATGTCCGATGTGACTTCCCAAGCGTATGAAAGATCGGTGACCGGAAGCCCTGTGGCCATATTGCGAACCGGCGAACCATGCTTATAGAGATCTGCCGAGATTGTTCCCGTGCAGTTTCCGGAATAGCTCCATTCAAACCATGCTTCTGCAAAGGGAGCCGCACGCCATTCGTCGCCCCAGCCGGGTCCGATAACATTCAGAGCACAATTG
The nucleotide sequence above comes from candidate division KSB1 bacterium. Encoded proteins:
- a CDS encoding T9SS type A sorting domain-containing protein, which translates into the protein MVWLNDGTGIDIGDPFTIQPAVGNCALNVIGPGWGDEWRAAPFAEAWFEWSYSGNCTGTISADLYKHGSPVRNMATGLPVTDLSYAWEVTSDIRPDWGYQILIKSDADSNIRDLGAPFTVMPPYGNCALNVVGPGWGDEWRVDWTGEVVEWGYSGNCSGTVRVDLYRNGNLVRNINPGVNVANRTCTWDVPDDVTPGYGYQIFVYYANNDSICSMGAPFYMAPPLAICALSVIGPGYGDEWRVGYLNETVEWAFTGDCVGQVDVELRRAGSFILALGTYPVTDLQCSIDLPMNGLEPGYGYEIFLRHATVPRITAHGNPFNMMPMEGGCEVLVTDPGYGDALRIGQMDTIRWTYSGSCTGTIRLDLYRNGGFDRSIAESVPVSTLSYAWQVPNDLSSGVGYSVRLRGTGDLLLTERTVSNMSEPCVVQGGAGSCIITTTSPGVGTIWQTGQSVNIEWNLEGSCSGDARIDLLRGGGLVYAIAQSVSLTGQQFQWTVPQHLVSSSEYQVRVQSTSNPSFVSISQTFQLQQTVDVPNEAAGGVPDEYSLEQNFPNPFNPSTTIRFGVPMASEVIIEVFDVLGRKVETLRNGLVQPGVYSVVWNCSTCSSGLYFVQMQTRDKVALKKMLLLN